The segment gttacattaataccggtccataacctagatcaaccaggaccaagaataggtccatacatttcagcaatgatctccaaatgccaagtctcacaCAAGATTACCAAccacatcctgaaactccattagaagctgcaccatCACCAATTATGCAatacatcaaagatctccaccaaaagatttgCTGGAGAAGccctcaccagaaccagaaaccaatcttctgtgtaagcaagataacatccaatcacctgaccaaaaccaactgaccaaatatgagtatagacattatgaacaagccaattccatcaccaaattataccagAGTTAAcgggatcatgccggatccaagttaaccaaaaaccactcaacctactgggaccagaagggtgccggtaaaccctccaaacagctagtgttgacatcaatgacaaaacatcaatgcaacacataatcaattctaccaaatgaccaacatatatatacatatatacatatatacatatatatgtatatacatatacatatacatgtacatatatgtacatatatatgtacatatatatgtatatatatatatatatgtacatatatatacatgtacatatgtatatatatatatatatatatatatatatatatatatatatatatatatatatgtacatgtacatatatgtacatatatatatatgtacatatatatatatatatatatatgtacatatatatatatatatgtacatatatatatatatatatgtacatatgtacatatatgtacatatgtacatatatgtacatatatgtacatatatgtacatatatgtacatatatgtacatatatatatatatgtacatatatatatatatatatatatgtacatatatatatatgtgtgtgtgtgtgtgtgtgtgtgtgtgtgtgtgtgtgagattaCTCTTGGAATATTCTCTTGTTGTTAACAtcattcatttcttttgtttctaTTAGTTGAATCTATGATGCAGATGCCATAGATTGTGTGCTAGCTAGATTTTCTACATAATCACTATTTGGTTGTTTTGTACATGACTTAATGATAATAAGGATGACTACTATTTTGTGAATTCAAGCATACTATTACTCTTTACAAAGAtttcattcctcaagcaaaggccACTTGAGGTAATGTGatactcttttcttttttttttatttacagttgttcaaTGGTTATTCTTAATTTCTAGTTGTTAATGTGCGTTTAAACTAAATCAAGTAGTTATGGTCGCAACTAACTTCTAGTTTGATTAGTTAGATTAATAGTTGTACCTACTACTCctaaagttacccacatcattttctATGTTATTTAGTTTTCTGTTTCAATATTGTTCATGATTACCATTTATGTTCTTAGTAGATTAATACATTATTTTCACTCAACGATAGAAAACTGATGATCCTTGTTGCACATACAATGTCAATGCCATCTTTTATAATGTACGTCTCTGGTCAATAAATAAATGAGCCTTCACTTAGGTCATAGGGTTGCCCCATTGAATACCTCAATTGTATCATGTGTATGAAAAATTATACTAATTGAATGGATATAGTGGAGACTAGTAATTTTCAGTGCTATGTCAAGGATGGTGCTAAGGTTTAAGACTCTTAAGTTTAGGACTCCTTTTAGTCATCTACCTTCTTGTAAAAGTTCCTTTTGGTTATATATTTTTGGTAGCATAAGTGTTTGTATTTAGCATTAGGGAAGTAATATTTTGAACTAACATCAAATTTTTTACTAACAAGTGtaggaagacaaccaataatctcatCACTTCCATTGCATGTACCATCAAAGTGATGCTAGAGGAAGGTTTTTGACCTATACATCAAGTATATGAGATGTCTTTTCTTCAAGAGAGTGGCCAAAGGATTCATTAGATTCAACGTGAACACCAAAAAATCCATTTAGTCCATCTATAGATCCAACATCTTCTTGTGACAATCACAGAGAATCTACTCTACAATGTCCACAAGAGATAATAACAATAATCGGTGACGCTGATGCATAAAATACGGATACATCAATCACCATTACATTTCCAATCATTGACTAGAATAGGGCAACAACATTAAAAAATATACATCTAGACACCCTACCTAACTTTTATGGCCTGGTCACTGAGGATCTCGATTCCTTTTTGTTTAAGTTTGATGCACTCTGTAGATGTTATGACCATGTAATTGATACCCATTTCTTAAAGTTGTTTCCAACCAATTTGAAGGATTCTACATTATGGTGGTTCATGGGGTTGGAAGTAATGTCATGGAACCAATAATGCAACCATTTCTATGGAGTACTACTAATTTTACCATTGGTAAAATTGAAGTTTGGCAAGGTATAATGGTTAGCAAAAGGTACATAGGACAAAGGGGCTTGAGCAACACATGTTAATAAGGAAACATGACTAAAACGACTTTGTGGGTATTGTAACTGACCATCATGTTATGGTTAAATGGTCTCAAAAATTATAATTGGACTCAAAATATTTGAACCATGCAATGTTGTGAAATAATATGTATTATAATTATGGAACTCGCTATTTAGGAAATTGCAAGGTGCGTATTGGAACCAAACCTCCAAATTAGAACTCAAAATCAAATAATCTTTAATTTAAATCCACATCAAAAATAATCATAATAAAATCTTATGGATTTATGTCCACACCAATGTTCACTTTTTAAGTATCTTATACTATAAGACATGAAGGTACACATAGGTACTATATTTTGATATTAGTACTTATAACTAAATACTTATTATCTTTTTATCCGAAGCAAAAGACCAAACTTGGTCTTCAATAAAGAACTCAATTCTTAAGAACTTTGCAACATACTAGCAAAAGTAAGTCATATAAGGGAACAATTAATGTAAGATGTATATCTAGAAATTAAACTATAAATGCAACTATGTTATGAATCTGAGTCCACCTCAAAAAATTAAGCATAGGTTATTATAAATAactgaatttttaaaaaaaatgtacaCATTTTTAAATACTTTTTCCAAACACTTAAACTACTCATAATACTTATAATACAATTTTAAACTATTCTTGAACATCAAATAATTTAATaatcaaaaataatattttaaaagttaaaacaattatttatcattttttaacaTAAAAAAACTACAAAATCATAATAAACTGCTATAGATTTTCTATTCTTTTAGTTTACTCGTCTAAATTTGACAATTCAATGAAGATAAGATATAGATAATTGTCAAAGAACATTTATTTAATGACAAGTATTTATTATAAAAACCTAAATACAAATTCTTGTACATAAAAAACAAAGATGTGAACAATtctcttgaaatttttttatttccttTAAACCCCTTCATTCCCACTCTCGGAGCCTTGTCTTGAAATTCTTTCTGGATGTTGACATATTCTTTCATCCGTTGTCTCCCTACGATTGTCCCCACCGCATGCCACTAACATCTCCACCACTTCTCTCATACAATGCCGCTGGTATGGCTCTCTCTTCGTGCAAACTAAACCCACACGTAAGACGCGCATCATCTGTTCTTCGCAATTATCATCCACAGTCCTCTTATCCACCACTTCTCTCTCTCCGCCCATCCAAATTGTGCAGCGTATCCAACCCACGATGTCCACGCCCTCTCCATACTCCCTCTCGCCCGTCGCTTTCCTCCCGCTCACCAGCTCCAATATTACCACTCCAAAACTGtacacgtcacttttctcatctaCCCTTAACCTCTCAACGTATTCTACTCGTCACATTGCAAGTACAGAAAAAAAACTTTAAAGAATAAGATAATCTCTCCAGGAAAACTAAAATACTAGAAGTTTAACGAAAGAAAACTTACCTGGGGCTATATATGATCAGAAATAAGTcagagaattaaatattttaatctttacttaatttttgttctcatataaatgtaataacctttcaataccggattgtcttttcgacttccgATGTAAACATAAATGTGGTGgctgttcagcttctttgaaagcttataaataagcccaattcaaatccaattgcaaggagttggagagttatggagttacagagttataggcatacgctccttcgcaagattgcctaaattgtacaggctcaggcatacaactctcttttacagagtttgcccaaattggatacattccaggcatacaactctcttttacagagtttgcccaaatgggataaattcaaggacacacaactctctttcacagagtttgccaaaaattgtatggttcttacaaattttcaatgaaatgaaattttatatgatttgttatgtgtttacaataccacaaattctgctttgggtattgtcctttgaattgacaaaataattcagatcagtggtatcagagccattttcGATCGCTGCAGGTGCATCTACAGTCAATGAGCCGCTGCCTATACTACGCCAAACTCTTCCTTGTCTTTGTCTTCAGCAGAAGGAAACGAGGAAGCTATTGCAGCATCTACCAAGGAACCAGTAGCTGCTACGCCTCAAGCTGACCAGGCTCCTGTGCTATAGCAGATCTAGAAGAAGCGATTATTCTCTCGAGAGTCTCATTAGCACTTTCAAGTTACATGGcagaattttatttggaagatgatcgagcaatggggcccattgcctttcAAAAAAGGAGTAATGATCAGAAATAAGTcagagaattaaatattttaatctttaattaatttttgttctcatataaatgtaataacctttcaataccggattgtcttttcgacttccgATGTAAACATAAATGTGGTGgctgttcagcttctttgaaagcttataaataagcccaattcaaatccaattgcaaggagttggagagttatggagttacagagttataggcatacCCTCCTTCgcaagattgcctaaattgtacaggctcaggcatacaactctcttttacagagtttgcccaaattggatacattccaggcatacaactctcttttacagagtttgcccaaatgggataaattcaagggcacacaactctctttcacagagtttgccaaaaattgtatggttcttacaaattttcaatgaaatgaaattttatatgatttgttatgtgtttacaataccacaaattctgctttgggtattgtcctttgaattgacaaaataattcagatcaatATATCCATGCGACCCGACATAGCCAGACACCGTGTACTGATGGCCCAGCTTATCAAGCACTCTGGATAAGCCAAAATCCGATATTTTAGCTCCAAAATCTCCGTCCAGCAAGATGTTGCTGGATTTCACATCCCTGTGCAATATTGGAGGGAAGCAATCATGATGCATATAACTCAGCCCGCGAGCTGCGTCAAGAGCGATCTGATAACGTATCGGCCATTGCAGCGGCGTTTGTGGTCCTGAGCCACCGTGCAAAAGGTCGAACAAGCTGCCGTTGGGCATGAACTCGTATACCAATAGCTTGAAATAGGAATCTTCACTTGAAATGCAACAGAGAAGCTTTAAAATGTTATTGTGCCAGATGAGTCCCAATGTATTCACCTCCACTTCCCCACTTTTATTCTCTTCTTGCAGCTCACGTTTTCTCCTATAACTTCGTCTTGATCCTCCCATGTTCCAGATCTTCTTAACGGCTACGGCTTGCCCGTTGTGGAGAGTGACCTTGTAAACTTTTCCAGCACCTCCAGATCCAATCACGTTACTCTCCTTCAAATTGTGGAGGATGTATAACTCGTCCACATCTGCCGAGTGGAACGGAGTTAATTTCCACGATGGCGTGGTTCTTGGCTTCCTGAAAATCAAGCAACACAGACAAATGGAGCACACGCTCACGGCCACTACAAGTAAAGGCGGTAATAGGATAGTAGCTAAACTCTGAGGTAATAGCTTATGACGAGAAGGACACGGAGGCAGCATCAAATTCTGACCCCCGCATAGCTTCGCATTGCCCAGAAAACCCTCCTTGTAAACCGGAATGTCGAGAGCCTCAGGAATGCGTCCAGACAAGTCATTGTTGGATACATTGAAAACACTCAGTTTCAGGTGTCCGAATTCGGGCGGAATACCACCAGAAAGCAAATTGTTTGAGAGATGAAGACTGTTCATGATGTCGTTCAGAGCTGCAGGGATTTCGCCTGTAAGTCGATTGTGACCCAAATTGAGCTGACTGAGCTTCCTTAGCAACGTTATTTCCATGGGAATTTCTCCTGACAGAAAATTATGGTCCAGCTGGAGAGTACTGACCAAGCTTAAGGCCCCAAGCTCATGAGTAATGGGCCCTGACAACCGGTTGTTACTGGCTTCAAATACTTGAAGTCTTGTCAGCTTTCCAAATTGTGTAGGTATTCTTCCTTCGAACCCGTTGTTGCTTATCTCCAACCGACTCAGATTCTTCGCTTTACCAATTGCAGCTGAAATCTGGCCTTCAAGCGTATTGTTGCTGAGAAGCAATTTCTTGAGATTGGAAGCACCCCATAGTTCAGGAGGAATCTCGCCGCTCAGATGATTGTTCTCGATGTACAGATACTCTAGAGAATTGCAGTCTTGAAAGGACGAAGGCAGACTACCATTGAAATTGTTCGAAGAGCCAAGAAAACTGTAGAGGACTCCTCCTCGACACAGATTCTTTGGCAGAGGGCCTTCCAATTCGTTTCCCACCACATCAACAAGAATGAGATTGGAGAATGTACCCAAACTCTGAGGCAACCATCCACTGAGCTTGTTGCCGTACAGCTTCAAGTAACTCAAGTATCGTAGCTTGCCGACCTCAGCAGGTATCTCTCCTGTAAGCCGATTGCTAGACAATTGTAGAAAATTCAGATATGTGAGATTGCCGACCCCATCGGGAATTGCGCCGTAAAGTTGATTGTCGGTAAAATCCAACTCGGACAAGCTCCTCAGTTGACCAACGTCGGCCGGAATTTGCCCAGACAAATTGTTGTCATAGAGAAACAATAATGTCAAATTCTCAAGAGCCATTAAACTGGCCGGAATAGCACCGGAGAGATGATTCCAAGACAAATCCAACTCCTCCAGCTGGGTTAAATTTCCCAAGAAAGTCGGGATTCGGCCCACAAGACTACAGTTTTGTAGCCATAACTGCTGCAGTTTCTTTAGATTGCCAAGCTCTGTGGGTAGCACAGAAGGACGCAGAGGATTATTGTCAAACGTGAGGTTCTTCAGAGACTTCAGATTCCCGACAAAATTAGGGAATGGTCCACTCAAACTATTGTCGTGGAAGAAGAGAGCCTCGAGCTTTGGCAGCATTCCGAAGGCTTGAGGAATGGAGCCACTGAAAGCATTAAATGACAAGTTTAACTCTCTCAATTCACTCAATTCAGAGATACGAGAAGGCAGCGTTCCAGCAAAGTGGTTGCTCGACAAATCGAGCTTGTGCAAACCTTTGCAATGCAAAAGGGCGCGCGGGAAGGGAGCGGTGAAATCATTGCTTTGGAGAGACAAGGCAGTGAGATTAGAAAGGGCGCATATAGCGGAAGTGAGGTTGCCAGAAATGGAGGCCCCAGTGAGATCAACAGCGGTAACGGTGTTGAAAGTATCACAGGAGATACCTGTCCAAGCACATGGATTTTTATGAGACTCATTCCAGTCGCTCAAAGCATTTCGCTTGTCCCTCCAATCCCCCCTTTTTATCTTAAGCAGAATTAAGCCGTCTTGGGAGAGTGAAGTGCAGTAGAGAAGCAAATGTAAGAAGGTGAGAATGCAGCAAAAGAATGTGAGAGCGCGATTGGGCATTATTGGTGCCATAACATATTATGTTTTAGCAAAAGAAAATGCTCTCCTTGTGGAAATGGCGGAAAATCTCTTTCAGATTTATAAGGCTCGTAAATATCTTTCTTTCGTTAATAAATTGTCTTTCTCTACTCCACGACCGTTGGAGAGGAGAGAGAAATTTTTGTAGCTCCTATTCCTAAATATCCGGAGAACAACAACACTGAAAAGTGTGGAAAGGAATAAGGATAGGTTCTTTCAATTTTCTTAGTGCTTTTTAGGCCACGAATTTGATGGTGGGTGGTTCAATTTTAATCACTCTATAATATTAAAACTTATTAGATTGGATAAATTAACATGTTAtgttttaatataattaaaaacttTAAATTATTAGTAAACACTCAAAAATTATAAAGATAAATATAGTATAATATtagaatataattaataatattaataaataatatttattatttgaataatgttgaaaataatttttttagatagaat is part of the Cryptomeria japonica chromosome 10, Sugi_1.0, whole genome shotgun sequence genome and harbors:
- the LOC131071484 gene encoding receptor-like protein kinase HSL1, with the protein product MAPIMPNRALTFFCCILTFLHLLLYCTSLSQDGLILLKIKRGDWRDKRNALSDWNESHKNPCAWTGISCDTFNTVTAVDLTGASISGNLTSAICALSNLTALSLQSNDFTAPFPRALLHCKGLHKLDLSSNHFAGTLPSRISELSELRELNLSFNAFSGSIPQAFGMLPKLEALFFHDNSLSGPFPNFVGNLKSLKNLTFDNNPLRPSVLPTELGNLKKLQQLWLQNCSLVGRIPTFLGNLTQLEELDLSWNHLSGAIPASLMALENLTLLFLYDNNLSGQIPADVGQLRSLSELDFTDNQLYGAIPDGVGNLTYLNFLQLSSNRLTGEIPAEVGKLRYLSYLKLYGNKLSGWLPQSLGTFSNLILVDVVGNELEGPLPKNLCRGGVLYSFLGSSNNFNGSLPSSFQDCNSLEYLYIENNHLSGEIPPELWGASNLKKLLLSNNTLEGQISAAIGKAKNLSRLEISNNGFEGRIPTQFGKLTRLQVFEASNNRLSGPITHELGALSLVSTLQLDHNFLSGEIPMEITLLRKLSQLNLGHNRLTGEIPAALNDIMNSLHLSNNLLSGGIPPEFGHLKLSVFNVSNNDLSGRIPEALDIPVYKEGFLGNAKLCGGQNLMLPPCPSRHKLLPQSLATILLPPLLVVAVSVCSICLCCLIFRKPRTTPSWKLTPFHSADVDELYILHNLKESNVIGSGGAGKVYKVTLHNGQAVAVKKIWNMGGSRRSYRRKRELQEENKSGEVEVNTLGLIWHNNILKLLCCISSEDSYFKLLVYEFMPNGSLFDLLHGGSGPQTPLQWPIRYQIALDAARGLSYMHHDCFPPILHRDVKSSNILLDGDFGAKISDFGLSRVLDKLGHQYTVSGYVGSHGYIGVEYVERLRVDEKSDVYSFGVVILELVSGRKATGEREYGEGVDIVGWIRCTIWMGGEREVVDKRTVDDNCEEQMMRVLRVGLVCTKREPYQRHCMREVVEMLVACGGDNRRETTDERICQHPERISRQGSESGNEGV